The proteins below are encoded in one region of Shewanella putrefaciens:
- a CDS encoding cupin domain-containing protein gives MVHNFFSDIPAALSAEVFEKLAGSSNVTIERIISHGQSTPAGQWYDQTQHEFVLLLKGEATLAFELGEQVVLTPGDYLTILPHQKHRVASTSTHSETLWLAVFYD, from the coding sequence ATGGTTCACAACTTTTTTAGTGATATCCCCGCCGCTCTCTCTGCGGAGGTATTTGAAAAATTGGCGGGGAGTTCCAATGTGACTATCGAGCGCATTATCTCCCATGGGCAATCGACCCCAGCCGGGCAATGGTACGACCAAACCCAACATGAGTTTGTGCTCTTGCTGAAGGGGGAGGCGACCTTAGCATTTGAGCTAGGTGAGCAGGTGGTATTAACCCCAGGGGACTATTTAACTATTCTGCCCCATCAAAAACACCGCGTCGCTTCGACCTCGACGCATAGCGAAACCCTCTGGCTCGCGGTATTTTACGATTGA
- a CDS encoding SufE family protein, whose protein sequence is MTTQPRPLEADFHYPVQDADTLVARFTQAANWQERYRQIMLLGKDLPSLSSEFRLEAAKVQGCESDAWLYHLAQAGKHYYLADSDARIVKGLIGLLLGAYQGKTAQEIQDFDPNAYFKQLGLEGQLSPSRTNGLNALARAIKDCAQ, encoded by the coding sequence ATGACAACTCAGCCAAGGCCACTCGAGGCCGATTTTCACTATCCAGTGCAGGATGCAGACACCCTTGTCGCACGCTTCACACAGGCGGCAAATTGGCAGGAAAGATACCGTCAGATTATGCTGCTCGGCAAAGACTTACCTAGCTTAAGTAGTGAGTTTCGCCTCGAGGCGGCAAAGGTACAGGGCTGTGAAAGTGATGCCTGGCTCTACCACTTAGCCCAAGCGGGTAAACATTACTATTTAGCCGATAGCGACGCCCGCATCGTTAAAGGATTGATTGGCTTATTGCTCGGTGCCTATCAAGGTAAAACCGCGCAGGAAATCCAGGATTTTGACCCTAATGCCTATTTCAAACAATTGGGTCTAGAAGGCCAACTGAGCCCATCCCGCACTAACGGCCTTAATGCACTTGCAAGGGCAATCAAAGACTGTGCCCAATAA
- a CDS encoding cysteine desulfurase encodes MTQSAAPTPNPANAQATANAALDPKVAATLQAEALNTQIRSQFPVLNQMLDGYPLCYLDTAATSQKPQSVLDAMAQYYAHDNANVHRAAHQLSARSTVNYEKVRDQLQQFLRAKRREEIIFTHGTTESINLVAFGLTAQLTVGDLILIDTAAHHANIVPWQELAKRTGAVIKPIPLTQDCRLDINAYRALLALKPKIVALCHVSNALGTVNPVAQLVQLAKAVGAITLVDGAQAIAHMPIDVTEIDCDFYVFSGHKMYGPTGVGVLYGRFEVLDNLKPLLTGGEMIKRVSFEATEFGSLPNRLEAGTPPIAEVIGLGAAISFLQTELTPQVRAHEAELLHYLQSQLRALGEVHLYAAFDDNIGVVAFNLADEHHQDVGILLDQQGVAVRCGHHCAMPLMQSLHLKGCCRASIGIYTNKADIDRFISALTSVKALLL; translated from the coding sequence ATGACTCAATCTGCCGCGCCAACGCCTAACCCAGCCAATGCCCAAGCTACTGCCAATGCGGCTTTAGATCCTAAGGTAGCTGCGACATTGCAGGCAGAAGCGCTTAACACTCAGATCCGCTCGCAATTCCCCGTATTGAATCAAATGCTTGATGGCTATCCGCTCTGCTACCTCGATACCGCGGCCACCAGCCAAAAACCGCAAAGCGTATTGGATGCGATGGCGCAGTATTACGCCCACGACAATGCCAATGTGCACAGGGCAGCACACCAGTTATCGGCGCGCTCGACGGTAAACTATGAAAAGGTGCGCGATCAATTACAGCAATTTTTACGGGCAAAACGCCGTGAAGAAATCATCTTCACCCATGGTACGACCGAATCTATCAACTTAGTCGCCTTTGGGCTCACGGCGCAGCTCACTGTGGGCGATCTGATATTAATCGACACCGCCGCCCACCACGCCAATATTGTGCCTTGGCAGGAGCTGGCCAAACGCACCGGGGCGGTGATTAAGCCCATTCCACTCACGCAAGACTGCCGTTTGGATATTAATGCCTATCGAGCCTTGCTCGCTTTAAAACCCAAAATAGTCGCCCTTTGCCATGTTTCCAATGCGTTAGGCACAGTCAACCCAGTGGCGCAATTAGTGCAATTGGCCAAGGCTGTGGGGGCCATCACCTTAGTCGATGGCGCGCAGGCGATCGCCCATATGCCTATCGATGTGACTGAAATCGACTGTGATTTTTACGTCTTCTCGGGGCATAAAATGTATGGTCCAACCGGCGTTGGCGTGCTCTATGGCCGTTTCGAGGTTTTAGATAATCTCAAGCCCCTGCTCACTGGCGGCGAGATGATCAAACGTGTGAGCTTTGAGGCGACAGAGTTTGGCAGTCTGCCGAATCGCCTAGAAGCGGGCACGCCGCCGATTGCCGAAGTAATAGGCTTAGGCGCTGCGATTAGCTTTCTTCAAACCGAGCTCACGCCCCAAGTTCGAGCCCATGAAGCTGAACTACTTCACTATTTACAAAGCCAATTGCGCGCACTCGGTGAGGTGCATTTATACGCGGCCTTCGATGACAATATCGGTGTTGTCGCCTTTAACCTTGCCGATGAGCACCATCAAGATGTGGGTATTTTGCTGGATCAACAAGGGGTTGCCGTCCGTTGCGGCCATCACTGTGCCATGCCATTAATGCAAAGCTTACACCTTAAGGGCTGTTGCCGTGCCTCTATTGGTATCTACACTAACAAAGCGGATATCGACCGTTTTATTAGCGCCCTCACCTCGGTAAAAGCGCTATTGCTGTAA
- a CDS encoding membrane dipeptidase, which yields MPNKAVNHPRRTLLKGLGAATLLSQMASFPSLAAAPRRLYIDGLSFLPDDLGDVTASKLDAYLCDISAIETIEQADGTQNYKRTYKACMDSIKQAAKRVSEHPDILLQGLTGRDIQLARESQRTAVFFQIQGADCVEEDSDANQWARLDEFHQQGLRALQLTHHYGNTFAGGALDNDANGGLNNPLTAHGRALIAKLNHANILIDVSHSSAQTALDVAKISKSPIVQSHGAARGIVNHARCSPDEVIRAIANTGGVFGVFMMSFWLTNKPVPTLDDYIRQLEYVMRVGGVDCVAIANDFPLRGQENLLALNNDNAQGIKEYQEWWYSLRAKKVLGFDAEPRHVVIPELNHIDRMSRIDDALAKARFKSTDRDRFMGGNWQRVLNNVLV from the coding sequence ATGCCCAACAAGGCAGTCAATCACCCACGTCGAACCCTGCTTAAAGGCCTTGGCGCAGCCACACTGTTAAGCCAAATGGCCAGTTTCCCAAGCTTAGCCGCCGCTCCCAGACGGCTCTATATCGATGGTTTATCGTTTCTTCCCGATGACTTAGGTGATGTAACCGCCTCTAAACTCGACGCCTACCTTTGCGATATCTCCGCCATTGAAACCATAGAACAGGCCGACGGTACTCAAAACTACAAACGCACCTACAAAGCCTGTATGGACAGCATTAAACAGGCCGCCAAACGGGTAAGCGAACATCCGGATATTTTGCTGCAAGGTCTGACGGGGCGCGATATCCAGCTCGCGCGGGAGAGCCAACGAACGGCGGTATTTTTTCAAATTCAAGGCGCGGATTGTGTCGAAGAAGACAGCGATGCCAACCAATGGGCACGCCTCGATGAATTCCATCAGCAGGGGCTGCGGGCACTGCAACTCACTCACCACTATGGCAATACCTTCGCCGGAGGCGCCTTAGACAATGATGCTAACGGTGGACTCAACAACCCGCTCACCGCCCACGGGCGAGCGCTGATTGCCAAGCTTAACCATGCCAATATCCTCATCGATGTCAGCCATTCCAGCGCCCAAACCGCCTTAGATGTGGCAAAAATATCTAAGTCACCCATAGTGCAAAGCCACGGCGCGGCCCGCGGCATAGTCAATCATGCCCGCTGCTCACCCGATGAAGTGATCCGCGCCATAGCCAATACGGGTGGGGTGTTTGGGGTATTTATGATGAGCTTTTGGCTGACCAATAAACCCGTGCCCACACTTGATGACTATATTCGCCAACTGGAATACGTGATGCGGGTCGGCGGGGTGGATTGTGTCGCCATCGCTAACGATTTTCCGCTACGCGGCCAAGAAAACCTGCTGGCGCTCAATAATGACAACGCCCAGGGCATTAAAGAATATCAAGAATGGTGGTACAGCCTAAGGGCCAAAAAAGTATTAGGCTTCGATGCAGAACCAAGACACGTAGTGATCCCCGAGTTAAATCATATCGACCGTATGAGCCGCATCGATGACGCCCTCGCCAAAGCACGCTTTAAGTCCACCGACCGCGACCGCTTTATGGGCGGCAACTGGCAAAGGGTGCTTAATAACGTACTAGTGTAA
- a CDS encoding peptidase U32 family protein, which produces MSQPEIYTPENLSHVHNRLELLAPAKNADYGIEAIRHGADAVYIGGPAFGARATAGNSVEDIARLCTYAHQYHAQVFVALNTILMDDELDAAEKLIWALYEAGADALIVQDMGVLQLNLPPIALHASTQMDNRNPEKVAFLEQVGFSQVVLARELGLSQIREVAAHTNMQLEFFIHGALCVAYSGLCNLSHAFSNRSANRGECSQMCRLPGNLKTRAGDVLAQNEHLLSLKDNNQTDNLEALIDAGIRSFKIEGRLKDLSYVKNVTAHYRQKLDAIMARRPEFKASSHGRCEHTFTPDPEKTFNRGSTDYFVHERSQGIKDFRSPKYIGQDVGQVVAIGKDFIQVSSSHTFNNGDGLAYFPPNYAMAKQSDDKLQGLRINRAEGHKLHVLQVPKDLKVGMTLYRNHNQAFETLLSKESAKRIIGVDMRLIDTAAGIALTLTDVYGLSATVELEVEKTPATDAEKTLQTIRTQLAKLGSTDFVARQISIETAKPWFLPASVLNGLRRDAVAALELARVAGYQRPKPWKYNQDAVYPVKHLSYLGNVANEKAKSFYQRHGVIEIQDTYEKNGVTEDVPLMITKHCLRFNFNLCPKEVPGIKADPMVLEIGNDVLKLVFDCPKCEMMVVGENRQVRGQKHL; this is translated from the coding sequence ATGAGCCAGCCAGAAATTTACACACCAGAGAATCTTTCTCACGTCCATAACCGCCTTGAGTTATTGGCGCCAGCAAAGAATGCCGATTATGGTATTGAAGCCATTCGCCACGGTGCGGATGCGGTCTATATTGGTGGCCCTGCATTTGGAGCGCGGGCAACGGCTGGCAACAGTGTTGAAGATATCGCTCGCCTATGTACCTATGCCCATCAATACCATGCTCAAGTGTTTGTGGCGCTCAATACCATCCTGATGGACGATGAGCTGGACGCGGCCGAAAAACTGATTTGGGCCTTGTACGAAGCCGGCGCCGATGCACTGATTGTGCAGGATATGGGCGTGTTGCAACTCAATTTGCCGCCTATTGCCTTACATGCCAGCACCCAAATGGATAACCGTAATCCTGAAAAGGTCGCCTTCTTAGAGCAAGTTGGCTTCTCCCAGGTAGTGCTCGCCCGTGAGCTTGGCCTAAGCCAAATTCGTGAAGTGGCGGCGCACACTAATATGCAGCTCGAATTCTTTATTCACGGTGCACTTTGTGTGGCTTATAGTGGTTTATGTAACTTGAGCCATGCCTTTAGTAATCGCAGTGCTAACCGCGGTGAGTGCTCGCAAATGTGCCGTTTACCGGGGAATTTAAAAACTCGTGCGGGGGATGTGTTAGCGCAGAATGAACATTTATTGTCCCTCAAGGATAATAACCAAACCGATAACCTCGAAGCCTTAATCGATGCGGGTATTCGTTCATTTAAGATTGAAGGCCGCCTCAAGGATTTAAGCTACGTTAAAAACGTCACCGCCCATTATCGTCAAAAATTAGATGCGATTATGGCCCGTCGCCCAGAGTTTAAGGCGTCATCCCACGGTCGCTGCGAACATACTTTTACCCCAGATCCTGAAAAAACCTTTAACCGTGGCAGTACAGATTATTTTGTCCATGAGCGTAGCCAAGGGATCAAGGATTTCCGCTCGCCTAAGTATATTGGTCAGGATGTGGGCCAAGTGGTTGCCATTGGTAAAGATTTTATTCAAGTCAGTTCAAGCCATACATTTAACAATGGCGATGGTCTAGCCTATTTCCCGCCAAATTATGCGATGGCAAAACAATCCGATGACAAACTCCAAGGCCTGCGGATTAACCGCGCCGAAGGCCATAAACTGCATGTGTTGCAGGTGCCAAAGGATCTAAAAGTCGGTATGACCTTATACCGTAACCACAATCAAGCCTTTGAAACCTTATTATCTAAGGAATCAGCTAAGCGGATTATTGGCGTGGATATGCGCTTAATCGATACCGCAGCAGGGATAGCGCTGACGCTAACGGATGTGTATGGCTTGAGCGCAACGGTTGAACTTGAAGTTGAAAAGACGCCCGCAACCGATGCCGAAAAAACCTTGCAGACTATCCGTACCCAACTGGCAAAGCTGGGCAGTACAGACTTTGTTGCTCGCCAAATCAGTATTGAAACCGCTAAGCCATGGTTCCTACCTGCCTCTGTGTTGAACGGTTTGCGCCGTGATGCCGTCGCTGCACTCGAGCTTGCCCGTGTCGCTGGCTATCAGCGTCCTAAACCTTGGAAATATAATCAAGATGCTGTCTATCCGGTTAAACATCTGAGTTACTTAGGTAACGTCGCCAATGAAAAGGCTAAGAGTTTTTATCAACGCCACGGTGTGATTGAAATTCAAGATACCTATGAGAAAAACGGTGTCACCGAAGATGTGCCTTTGATGATCACTAAGCACTGCCTGAGATTTAACTTTAATCTTTGTCCTAAAGAAGTGCCGGGTATCAAAGCCGATCCTATGGTGCTCGAAATCGGTAACGATGTGCTTAAGCTGGTTTTTGATTGTCCAAAATGTGAAATGATGGTAGTAGGTGAAAACCGCCAAGTTCGGGGCCAGAAGCATCTCTAA
- a CDS encoding toxin-antitoxin system YwqK family antitoxin, whose amino-acid sequence MSLFRALKAKLFNSRENHHEPKDNKPLNPQEDQQPVSPSKATDFQRNFSLSISASEADATSREENVASDMVIYHYQAQQTIELLGWERENESCAFHETQFDRLEIIHKTNGLEKHFWLAKEKVCSILPKNTQGSYPQAAAILWQVEFNNIDALLISHFTIDSHQIVQGDIQDYASLTGKLHRTFHQIDTEQGLRILRIVTQAPDLTQAVDSNYFGEREGVTRQFDALGTLLFEGHFINDQQLGQQTWYDHDGRINQREDRHPNGMFISHYYEDGQLKETAELDSDGRYINTLTRYYPSGQVQLIRPLLTDTLHGIEKQYYQDGSLEAERHYDQGREYQATWYHANGVIKQKMSADHSGKVIEEFYDTGKPAWRESFNANGKLQGESLKWHPNGQLEEQNYFENGKEQGTALWYHENGQLALEIDLENGLREGKFRSYFPSGVLSAEGQYKDNLSIAPFIEYYENQQIQMYLPHTAGNRDGTARWFYEDGTIRSISVYEVRDGQGYLKESSFYNEQGVLTSYQHHSNTRCGYLLDNNQREYYQEGIADTRIEYYENGAIRWLLTRTMDDNFSAKTLSPEGAILETGTIKILDDNYTDIGHWQRFNAQGQVNREVWLDDQGVLIESRHYFDTNEKGSESTPGIYQAEAAVLSYQLKYDPASKLYGMKRYHPNGRLAEEGNLNIQGQEKFWVGIHNQYDEQGKLKLSETYTMAGEPIEHTTNSSSIMFN is encoded by the coding sequence ATGTCGTTGTTTCGCGCACTCAAAGCTAAGTTGTTTAATTCCCGAGAAAATCACCACGAGCCCAAGGACAATAAGCCTTTAAATCCCCAAGAAGATCAACAACCTGTATCGCCCAGCAAGGCTACGGATTTTCAGCGAAATTTTAGTTTAAGCATCAGTGCGAGCGAGGCGGATGCAACATCACGGGAAGAAAACGTTGCGAGCGACATGGTTATCTACCACTACCAGGCACAGCAAACCATCGAACTCCTAGGTTGGGAGCGGGAAAACGAGTCATGCGCTTTCCATGAAACCCAATTTGATCGCCTTGAGATCATTCATAAAACTAATGGATTAGAAAAGCATTTCTGGTTAGCTAAAGAGAAAGTCTGCAGTATTCTCCCTAAAAACACCCAAGGCTCTTATCCGCAGGCCGCGGCGATATTGTGGCAGGTAGAATTTAATAATATCGATGCCTTACTGATAAGTCACTTCACGATAGACAGCCATCAAATAGTACAAGGCGATATTCAAGACTACGCAAGCCTTACAGGAAAATTGCATCGCACTTTCCATCAAATTGATACCGAGCAGGGCCTAAGGATCTTAAGAATTGTCACCCAAGCCCCGGATCTGACCCAAGCCGTAGACTCAAACTATTTTGGTGAGCGTGAGGGTGTGACCCGCCAGTTCGATGCCCTTGGTACTTTGTTATTTGAGGGACATTTCATCAATGATCAGCAGCTTGGGCAGCAAACTTGGTACGACCATGATGGCAGAATAAATCAAAGGGAAGATCGCCATCCCAATGGCATGTTTATCAGCCACTACTATGAAGATGGTCAGCTGAAAGAAACCGCAGAACTTGACAGCGATGGTCGCTATATCAACACCTTAACCCGTTACTATCCCTCAGGCCAAGTGCAGCTTATCCGCCCTTTGTTGACCGATACGCTCCATGGTATTGAAAAACAATATTATCAGGATGGTTCGCTAGAAGCGGAAAGACACTACGACCAAGGCCGTGAATATCAAGCCACCTGGTACCATGCTAATGGCGTAATCAAGCAAAAAATGTCAGCCGATCATTCGGGCAAAGTCATTGAAGAGTTTTATGACACGGGCAAGCCCGCATGGCGTGAATCATTTAATGCGAACGGCAAGTTACAGGGCGAAAGCTTAAAATGGCACCCCAATGGCCAGCTCGAAGAGCAGAATTATTTTGAGAACGGCAAAGAGCAAGGCACAGCCCTCTGGTACCATGAGAATGGCCAGCTCGCCCTAGAAATTGACTTAGAAAATGGGTTAAGGGAAGGCAAATTTAGAAGCTACTTTCCAAGTGGAGTGCTTTCGGCCGAAGGCCAATATAAAGATAATCTTTCGATTGCCCCGTTTATCGAATACTACGAAAACCAGCAAATCCAGATGTATTTACCCCACACGGCGGGCAATCGCGACGGCACCGCTCGCTGGTTCTATGAAGACGGCACTATTCGTTCTATTTCGGTATATGAAGTCCGTGATGGTCAAGGGTATCTTAAGGAATCAAGCTTCTATAATGAGCAGGGCGTGCTAACCTCGTATCAGCACCATTCCAACACCCGCTGTGGTTATCTTCTTGATAATAATCAAAGGGAATATTATCAAGAGGGCATAGCTGATACCCGCATCGAATACTATGAAAATGGGGCAATTCGTTGGTTATTAACCCGAACTATGGACGATAACTTTAGTGCTAAAACCCTGTCCCCGGAAGGCGCGATACTCGAAACGGGCACGATCAAGATCCTTGACGATAACTACACAGACATAGGCCATTGGCAAAGATTTAATGCCCAAGGCCAAGTGAACCGCGAAGTCTGGCTAGATGACCAAGGTGTGCTCATCGAAAGCCGTCACTACTTTGATACTAATGAAAAGGGATCTGAGTCAACCCCGGGCATTTATCAGGCTGAAGCGGCCGTTTTGTCCTATCAGCTCAAATATGATCCCGCGAGCAAACTCTATGGGATGAAACGCTATCACCCCAATGGCCGCCTCGCCGAAGAGGGTAATCTGAATATCCAAGGGCAAGAAAAATTCTGGGTAGGCATTCATAATCAATATGATGAGCAAGGTAAGCTTAAGCTCTCAGAAACCTACACTATGGCAGGTGAGCCAATAGAACATACCACTAATTCTAGCTCGATTATGTTTAACTGA
- the rluA gene encoding bifunctional tRNA pseudouridine(32) synthase/23S rRNA pseudouridine(746) synthase RluA, whose protein sequence is MTDFIYQPPTTPWLDILYQDKDIIVINKPSGLLSVPGRDPAHYDSVYARVKAEHPHCQIVHRLDMATSGVIVVALIRSAERELKRQFHDRETSKTYIARVAGHIKHHTGSVDYPLICDWPNRPKQKVDHLVGKPSLTHYEVLSRAKHSTLVKLTPITGRSHQLRVHMMAIGHPILGDGFYADPLAKSLAPRLLLHAAELTIKHPYTGVSMTFSAAAPFCEPQGEQ, encoded by the coding sequence ATGACTGATTTTATTTACCAACCACCGACAACACCTTGGCTCGATATTCTTTATCAAGATAAAGACATTATCGTTATCAACAAACCCTCGGGATTATTGTCGGTGCCCGGTCGAGATCCCGCCCACTACGACAGTGTCTATGCCCGAGTAAAAGCCGAGCATCCCCACTGCCAAATCGTTCATCGCCTCGATATGGCGACTTCAGGCGTGATAGTCGTCGCCTTGATCCGCAGTGCCGAGCGCGAGCTAAAACGTCAATTCCACGACCGAGAAACCAGCAAAACCTATATCGCACGGGTGGCTGGCCATATTAAACACCACACTGGCAGCGTCGATTACCCGCTGATCTGTGACTGGCCAAATCGCCCTAAACAGAAGGTCGATCATCTGGTTGGTAAACCTTCATTGACGCACTATGAAGTATTAAGCCGTGCCAAGCACTCAACCTTAGTCAAACTCACCCCCATCACTGGCCGCTCACACCAATTAAGGGTCCATATGATGGCGATTGGGCACCCAATCCTAGGCGACGGTTTCTATGCCGATCCGCTCGCTAAATCCTTAGCCCCTCGTCTTCTACTACATGCGGCAGAACTCACGATTAAACATCCGTACACAGGCGTCAGTATGACTTTTAGTGCCGCAGCGCCATTTTGTGAGCCACAGGGCGAACAATGA
- the asnC gene encoding transcriptional regulator AsnC, which translates to METAFQRDQLDNHILEALMQDARTPFAELAKRFAVSAGTIHVRVEKMKQAGIITGAQITVNPKALGYDVCCFIGINLKSAGDYPAAIAKLNALEEVVEAYYTTGNYSIFVKVMCQSIDGLQHVLINRIQSIDEIQSTETLISLQNPIVRAVKP; encoded by the coding sequence ATGGAAACCGCATTTCAACGTGATCAGCTGGATAATCATATACTCGAAGCCCTAATGCAGGATGCGCGTACTCCCTTTGCCGAACTCGCTAAACGTTTCGCAGTGAGTGCCGGCACTATCCATGTTCGGGTAGAAAAGATGAAACAAGCGGGCATAATCACAGGCGCGCAGATCACAGTAAATCCTAAGGCGCTAGGCTATGATGTTTGTTGCTTTATCGGCATCAATCTAAAAAGCGCGGGAGATTACCCCGCCGCAATCGCCAAACTCAATGCCCTCGAAGAAGTGGTCGAAGCCTATTACACCACAGGTAACTACAGCATCTTTGTAAAGGTAATGTGCCAATCCATCGATGGCCTGCAGCACGTGCTCATCAATCGCATTCAATCCATCGATGAAATTCAGTCGACTGAAACACTCATCAGCCTGCAAAACCCGATAGTCAGGGCGGTAAAGCCTTAG
- a CDS encoding PH domain-containing protein → MGLLDGLLGNASEVDLQELAEELRPIMGIQEELKLAYKVIRDLFIFTNKRLILIDKQGMTGKKVTYHSVPYKSITHFEVETTGHFDMDAELKIWISGQRDPLVKELKRGTDVVGIQKTIATFAL, encoded by the coding sequence ATGGGATTATTAGACGGTTTACTGGGCAATGCCTCCGAGGTGGATTTACAGGAACTTGCCGAGGAATTAAGGCCGATTATGGGGATCCAGGAAGAACTCAAACTTGCCTATAAAGTGATCCGCGATCTGTTTATTTTTACCAATAAACGCCTGATCTTAATTGATAAGCAGGGGATGACGGGTAAAAAAGTCACTTATCATTCAGTGCCCTATAAATCTATTACCCATTTTGAAGTGGAAACCACAGGCCATTTCGATATGGATGCAGAGCTTAAAATTTGGATCTCAGGCCAGCGCGATCCCTTAGTCAAAGAGCTTAAACGCGGCACCGATGTGGTCGGTATTCAAAAAACGATCGCCACTTTTGCGCTTTAG